A single region of the Bacillota bacterium genome encodes:
- a CDS encoding iron-containing alcohol dehydrogenase, whose amino-acid sequence MDTHTHGRNTMHTMSVPGIVEVDAGTGILHLNHAALPRAADRMIFGRGLAAGCVPEAVETVAKLAQPGRRGVLLIVGETSSKAPGVSPLIEKLKRLGHEAGAGVETLVVGRHADHATIRAGIEIARRHQVGVVVAVGGGTVIDVGKSVAALAYQEYEEIPSSRPAVHLEAAWEAGSAARLRPREFAEDEPGARPEVEVDIAGYQLGRRRLTPARALPWVAVPTTSGTGSESTDNAVIELGDEKKSIRGIPAPRFVAADPALTDPLPLTPTIVAAVDALAQSLEVLVSAAASAEVQEVALAGFAALASGVEDLCTAAVRGIREAAPCATPSGEPECKRLYTAWPASPDSADAVAPATRDSLCWGSLLMGLAFANGRLGLPHGLVHFCNRFGLSHGNMVGILLAPALAVQARDSETAWRLTRAAKALDDALRRYRAHGRDTSLNGREPAASTPAITSASASATALPTGTVLLTGVPSGVGRAMPKDLSATERIGQRMPREGVLPGSSPDPLFRWLESRIPSLFKAAGLPTTLRAAGLASEDCDWIVARELESRPSFGTSARSATPAELREVLQRAL is encoded by the coding sequence ATGGACACGCACACGCACGGGAGAAACACGATGCATACGATGAGCGTGCCGGGAATCGTGGAGGTGGACGCGGGCACGGGGATCCTCCACCTCAATCACGCAGCGCTCCCTCGCGCGGCCGACCGCATGATCTTCGGGCGCGGACTCGCGGCGGGCTGTGTTCCCGAAGCGGTGGAGACGGTGGCGAAGCTGGCGCAGCCGGGACGCCGAGGCGTCCTCCTTATAGTCGGAGAGACCAGTTCCAAAGCGCCAGGCGTGTCTCCTCTCATTGAAAAGCTCAAGCGCCTCGGCCACGAAGCAGGCGCTGGAGTGGAGACCCTTGTTGTTGGCAGGCACGCCGACCACGCCACCATACGCGCCGGTATCGAGATCGCACGGCGCCACCAAGTAGGTGTCGTGGTCGCTGTCGGCGGCGGCACCGTGATCGATGTGGGTAAGTCCGTCGCCGCCCTCGCTTACCAGGAGTACGAGGAGATCCCGTCGTCGAGGCCCGCGGTCCATCTAGAAGCCGCTTGGGAGGCCGGAAGCGCCGCACGACTGCGTCCCCGCGAATTCGCCGAGGACGAGCCGGGCGCAAGACCCGAAGTAGAGGTGGACATAGCAGGGTACCAACTTGGCAGGCGCCGCTTGACGCCGGCGAGAGCGCTTCCGTGGGTCGCCGTGCCGACCACATCAGGCACAGGCTCTGAGAGCACAGACAACGCCGTCATTGAGCTGGGCGATGAGAAGAAGAGCATTCGCGGCATCCCGGCCCCGCGTTTCGTCGCTGCAGATCCTGCCCTCACCGACCCGCTACCCCTGACGCCCACGATAGTAGCGGCTGTGGACGCTCTCGCCCAATCGCTCGAAGTCCTCGTAAGCGCGGCGGCATCAGCGGAAGTGCAAGAAGTGGCCTTGGCGGGGTTCGCGGCTCTGGCCAGCGGCGTCGAAGACTTGTGCACGGCTGCGGTGCGTGGCATCAGGGAGGCCGCGCCATGCGCCACACCTTCTGGAGAGCCAGAGTGTAAGCGCCTGTACACAGCGTGGCCGGCGTCACCGGATTCAGCGGACGCGGTGGCGCCCGCTACCAGGGACTCTTTGTGTTGGGGAAGCCTTCTGATGGGTCTTGCGTTTGCTAACGGCCGACTTGGGTTGCCTCATGGGCTCGTACACTTCTGCAACCGCTTCGGCCTTTCCCACGGCAACATGGTGGGGATACTGCTCGCGCCGGCCCTCGCAGTGCAAGCGCGCGACTCGGAGACCGCGTGGCGCCTGACGCGAGCGGCTAAGGCGCTTGACGACGCCTTGCGGCGCTATCGCGCCCACGGGCGCGACACGTCACTGAACGGACGCGAGCCCGCCGCGAGCACTCCCGCGATCACTTCCGCGAGCGCTTCTGCAACCGCGCTTCCCACAGGAACCGTGCTTCTCACGGGCGTTCCCTCAGGCGTTGGACGGGCAATGCCGAAGGATCTATCAGCGACCGAACGGATAGGACAAAGGATGCCCCGGGAAGGCGTGCTCCCTGGCTCATCGCCAGATCCGCTCTTCAGGTGGCTGGAGTCAAGGATTCCGTCTCTCTTCAAGGCGGCTGGTCTACCCACTACCTTGCGAGCTGCTGGTCTAGCGAGCGAGGATTGCGACTGGATAGTCGCGCGGGAGCTGGAGAGTCGACCGTCCTTCGGCACCTCAGCCCGGTCGGCCACGCCCGCCGAACTCAGGGAAGTGCTCCAGAGAGCTCTCTAG
- a CDS encoding 4Fe-4S binding protein: protein MTRVLEGDRQNGRLSAEERTTPRARGRWQALGFVLANSYFFKFLRHLPCPTLNCYACPAASFACPIGTLQHFAATRRVPLFTLGILGAVGTIFGRAVCGWACPVGGFQELLYSVPVRKVHVSNRFTFVRYFVLAGLVFAIPFFTGEPWFSKLCFVGTLEAGVPLVLGDRAIRSLVGPFFWIKVGITAAIILLMLFVKRPFCRFICPLGALYAPFNKVAPGFVIVKRDLCVECGRCTEVCPMDLDVPDEVNGLNCIRCRECVGMCKALERPGT from the coding sequence ATGACTCGCGTCCTCGAAGGCGACCGGCAGAACGGACGGCTGTCCGCGGAAGAACGAACAACGCCGCGGGCGAGAGGGCGTTGGCAGGCACTTGGTTTCGTCCTGGCCAATTCCTATTTCTTCAAGTTCCTCAGACACCTCCCCTGCCCCACGCTGAACTGCTATGCGTGTCCTGCGGCGAGCTTTGCGTGTCCGATCGGCACGCTTCAGCATTTCGCCGCCACGCGCCGGGTGCCCCTATTCACCCTGGGCATCCTTGGGGCGGTCGGAACGATTTTCGGAAGGGCGGTCTGCGGTTGGGCATGCCCGGTGGGAGGGTTTCAGGAGCTCCTGTACAGCGTCCCCGTTCGGAAGGTGCACGTATCGAACCGTTTCACCTTCGTGAGGTACTTTGTGCTCGCGGGGCTGGTGTTCGCCATACCTTTCTTCACCGGCGAGCCATGGTTCTCCAAGCTGTGCTTCGTGGGCACGCTCGAGGCCGGCGTGCCGCTCGTTCTCGGTGACCGCGCGATCCGGTCGCTAGTAGGTCCTTTCTTCTGGATCAAGGTGGGCATCACAGCCGCGATCATCCTTCTCATGCTCTTCGTGAAGAGGCCCTTCTGCCGGTTCATATGCCCGCTCGGAGCGTTGTACGCGCCTTTCAACAAGGTGGCTCCCGGTTTCGTTATCGTCAAACGGGACCTCTGCGTCGAGTGCGGCAGGTGCACGGAGGTCTGCCCCATGGACCTCGACGTCCCAGACGAAGTGAACGGCCTCAACTGCATTCGATGCCGTGAGTGCGTGGGAATGTGCAAAGCCCTGGAACGACCAGGAACCTAG
- a CDS encoding MurR/RpiR family transcriptional regulator → MAEDKKVEYATLAETPEETPEEWREEKQNETKVDRQEETKTGTQVATQQAMQAAAQQTRTADCCLAVVRGGYGTLAPAEQRVAFFILEHPESAAGMTSIQLAAAVGVSESTVVKCCQRLGFTGFAQVKLALVRELATSREGAFGKVEPEDDVSTICDKIFTATLQAVEDTAKVLDPGALSLAADAIYGAKRVFFFGVGSSGIVAQDAQLKFMRIGMTAFSYPDAHAQITQAALLGEGDVAVVITYSGRTREATDIIDLARKGGACTICITNFPASPAAQGSDIVLCTTAHEATRLRGGAMTSRVTQLVVIDCLFTAVAMKQSDEAVERLKKTVDALASRKV, encoded by the coding sequence GTGGCAGAAGACAAGAAGGTCGAGTATGCGACGCTAGCTGAGACGCCCGAAGAGACGCCAGAAGAGTGGCGAGAAGAGAAGCAGAATGAGACGAAGGTAGATAGACAGGAAGAGACGAAGACAGGGACGCAAGTGGCGACGCAACAAGCGATGCAGGCAGCGGCACAGCAGACGAGGACTGCCGACTGTTGTCTCGCAGTCGTTCGAGGAGGATACGGTACTCTCGCGCCCGCGGAACAAAGAGTTGCGTTCTTCATACTGGAGCACCCGGAATCCGCCGCCGGGATGACCTCGATTCAGCTCGCCGCAGCAGTGGGTGTGAGCGAATCGACGGTCGTCAAGTGCTGCCAGCGGCTTGGATTCACGGGGTTTGCCCAAGTCAAGCTGGCTTTGGTGAGAGAGCTCGCGACCAGTAGGGAGGGCGCCTTCGGCAAGGTGGAGCCGGAGGATGACGTCTCGACCATTTGCGACAAGATATTCACCGCGACTCTTCAGGCGGTTGAGGATACCGCCAAGGTGCTCGACCCGGGCGCGTTGTCCCTTGCCGCGGACGCCATATACGGTGCCAAGCGGGTCTTCTTCTTTGGAGTGGGCTCCTCGGGCATAGTGGCGCAAGACGCGCAGCTCAAGTTCATGCGCATAGGGATGACGGCTTTCAGCTACCCGGACGCCCACGCACAGATCACGCAGGCTGCCCTCCTCGGCGAGGGGGACGTCGCGGTAGTGATAACGTACTCCGGCCGAACACGAGAGGCAACGGACATAATAGACCTTGCGCGTAAGGGCGGCGCGTGCACCATCTGCATCACGAACTTCCCGGCCTCGCCGGCGGCGCAGGGGTCAGACATCGTCCTCTGCACCACGGCGCACGAAGCCACGAGGCTCAGGGGTGGCGCCATGACCTCCCGCGTCACCCAGCTCGTTGTGATCGACTGTCTCTTCACCGCCGTGGCTATGAAACAGTCCGATGAGGCGGTGGAGCGGCTTAAGAAGACCGTGGACGCTCTGGCGTCGCGAAAGGTGTAG
- the nagZ gene encoding beta-N-acetylhexosaminidase, whose product MDFPRFVSPEEKIGQMLMVGIAGPELTPADQEFISKYKIGNVVLLGRNIVDPAQAQSLNHRFQEIASKRRIPAGFLVSVDQEGGVVARLTRGETVLPGNMALGATGSEELAEEAAKITASEMLALGFNMNLAPVLDINNNPRNPAIGVRSFGEDPSLVARLGAAMIRVYQDLGVVATAKHFPGKGDVTVDSHLDLPTVAHARERLESVELVPFAAAVKAGVEAVMTAHVFFPAVEPEPDLPATLSRNVLMGLLRKELGFEGLILTDDLFMGAITKRFTLGEAAVRAIEAGADIVLLCHDQAQQAAAIEAVWDAARNGRLSEERLDESCRRIVGLKARYGLLDPDRYLSRRCLERVGGEENRRAALEIARRSVTVLRNERGLIPMAPRDRRNLSVISTDIRGLTQVEDGQLSESPLAAAVRRFVPGARAYAFSQSPDAEQTAQAVKLALSSDVVVMGTYNAHIFREQGSLVRAVLDTGVPVVVVAMRNPYDVERFPAVKTYIAAYGFRECTMQAVAEIIFGVTRPQGKLPVTIPGIFPGGAGLTW is encoded by the coding sequence GTGGACTTCCCGAGGTTCGTGAGCCCTGAAGAGAAGATCGGCCAAATGTTGATGGTGGGCATCGCCGGGCCCGAGCTGACCCCGGCTGACCAAGAGTTCATATCCAAGTACAAGATCGGTAACGTGGTGCTGCTCGGGAGGAACATAGTGGACCCGGCCCAGGCTCAGTCGCTGAACCACAGATTTCAAGAGATCGCTTCGAAGCGCCGTATTCCCGCGGGCTTCCTGGTTTCCGTGGATCAAGAAGGCGGGGTAGTGGCGAGGCTGACTCGAGGCGAGACCGTGCTCCCTGGGAACATGGCCCTGGGCGCTACGGGATCCGAAGAACTTGCCGAAGAGGCGGCGAAGATAACGGCGAGCGAGATGCTGGCATTGGGGTTCAACATGAACCTCGCGCCCGTCCTCGACATAAACAACAACCCGAGGAACCCGGCGATCGGTGTGCGCTCGTTCGGCGAAGACCCTTCCTTGGTAGCACGGCTCGGGGCTGCGATGATAAGGGTGTATCAGGATTTGGGGGTAGTGGCGACCGCGAAGCACTTTCCGGGGAAGGGAGACGTCACGGTGGATTCCCACCTCGACCTGCCCACGGTGGCTCACGCGAGGGAGCGCCTGGAAAGCGTGGAGCTGGTCCCGTTCGCGGCCGCCGTCAAGGCGGGGGTGGAAGCCGTCATGACCGCCCACGTGTTCTTCCCGGCCGTGGAACCCGAGCCCGACCTCCCGGCGACCCTTTCCCGCAACGTGCTCATGGGGCTGCTCCGTAAGGAGCTGGGGTTCGAGGGCCTGATCCTGACGGACGACCTTTTCATGGGCGCCATCACGAAGAGATTCACCCTGGGCGAGGCCGCTGTGCGCGCGATAGAAGCGGGGGCGGACATTGTGCTCCTGTGCCACGACCAAGCTCAGCAGGCCGCCGCCATCGAAGCGGTCTGGGACGCCGCGCGGAATGGAAGGCTTTCGGAGGAACGTCTGGATGAGTCCTGCCGCAGGATAGTGGGGCTGAAAGCTCGATACGGACTGCTCGATCCCGACAGATACCTTAGTCGTCGCTGTCTGGAGCGGGTTGGCGGTGAGGAGAACCGCCGCGCCGCCCTGGAGATCGCCCGGCGGTCGGTGACCGTTCTCCGGAATGAGCGGGGTCTCATTCCTATGGCGCCTCGAGATCGCCGCAATCTCTCGGTGATTTCCACGGACATTCGCGGGCTGACGCAGGTGGAAGACGGCCAGCTATCGGAGTCTCCACTTGCGGCGGCGGTCAGGCGCTTCGTTCCGGGCGCGCGGGCTTACGCCTTCTCCCAATCGCCGGACGCGGAGCAGACGGCGCAAGCGGTCAAACTCGCGCTCTCCAGCGACGTGGTGGTGATGGGCACTTACAATGCCCACATTTTCAGGGAGCAGGGCTCTCTCGTGAGAGCGGTGCTCGACACGGGCGTTCCCGTGGTAGTCGTGGCCATGAGAAACCCGTACGATGTCGAGCGGTTCCCGGCGGTGAAAACGTACATCGCCGCGTACGGATTCAGGGAATGCACCATGCAGGCGGTCGCCGAGATCATCTTCGGCGTGACGAGACCCCAAGGAAAGCTGCCGGTTACCATCCCGGGAATATTCCCTGGCGGGGCCGGGCTGACCTGGTAG
- the murQ gene encoding N-acetylmuramic acid 6-phosphate etherase: protein MENADYVDLATEETNPRSRGLDQMSTEEILRVMNEEDRRVPAVVAEAIPDVARAVDMIAARMAAGGKLVYVGAGTSGRLGILDAVECVPTFGVSADQVCAVIAGGPTAVFRSVEAAEDDEPSGAQDVAAIVTERDVVVGISASGVTPYVKGALKSARNMGAATVAIVCNHATVLDLDVDVLISLAVGPEVLTGSTRLKAGTAQKLVLNMISTATMVRLGRVYDNFMVDMKATNRKLRSRAVRMISAATGLSGEESVRLLDEAGGNIKTAIVMALASVGRAEAERALESAHGHAREAVRLAGLHETNISGG, encoded by the coding sequence GTGGAGAATGCGGACTACGTCGACCTTGCAACGGAGGAAACGAACCCTCGGTCCCGGGGACTGGACCAGATGAGCACGGAGGAGATCCTTCGAGTGATGAACGAGGAGGACCGGCGCGTCCCCGCGGTTGTGGCCGAGGCGATTCCGGACGTGGCAAGAGCCGTCGACATGATCGCGGCAAGAATGGCAGCTGGCGGAAAGCTCGTGTACGTAGGCGCCGGAACCAGCGGGCGTCTTGGTATCTTGGACGCAGTCGAGTGCGTTCCGACGTTCGGGGTATCAGCCGACCAGGTCTGTGCGGTGATCGCCGGCGGTCCTACGGCGGTCTTCAGATCCGTGGAAGCCGCGGAGGACGATGAGCCCTCCGGCGCTCAGGACGTCGCCGCGATAGTCACGGAGCGGGATGTGGTGGTGGGCATATCCGCGAGCGGAGTAACACCCTATGTGAAGGGCGCGTTGAAGTCGGCGAGGAACATGGGAGCGGCCACCGTGGCTATCGTTTGCAACCACGCTACGGTCCTCGATCTGGACGTGGACGTCTTGATATCGCTGGCAGTGGGTCCGGAGGTCTTGACCGGGTCCACGCGCCTCAAGGCGGGGACAGCCCAGAAGCTTGTCCTCAACATGATATCCACCGCGACCATGGTGAGGTTGGGCAGGGTGTACGACAACTTCATGGTGGACATGAAGGCAACCAACAGGAAATTGAGAAGCCGCGCGGTCAGGATGATATCCGCTGCCACCGGTCTTTCTGGCGAGGAAAGCGTCCGTCTGCTGGATGAGGCGGGCGGAAACATCAAGACGGCCATCGTGATGGCGCTTGCCTCCGTCGGACGCGCCGAAGCCGAGCGCGCGCTGGAGTCTGCCCATGGGCACGCAAGGGAAGCGGTGCGCTTAGCCGGCCTGCACGAAACGAACATCTCCGGTGGCTGA
- a CDS encoding ABC transporter ATP-binding protein, with the protein MKKILSAAGLKKYFPMRSGVFLQITGYVKALEAVDFEIGEGETVGIVGESGCGKSTLGRTVVKIYEPTAGTITYHDPNGKSHDISRGLHRGVRQTFRKDVQMIFQNPFDSLDPRMTIRDVIREPLETHRLFDDATEMDERVAELLSRVGLYPEYARRYPHEFSGGQRQRIAIARSIAVNPRLLICDEPTSALDVSVQSQIINLLKEIQSETNMALIFISHNLDLVHHMSDRIMVMYLGNVVESAPAAELFDAPAHPYTRALMSAVPSWDPKDRKLGAVKLEGEPPSPINPPKGCPFHPRCPQAMEVCTRVKPEACEVREGHVCACHLHTR; encoded by the coding sequence ATGAAGAAGATCCTTTCTGCGGCCGGCCTCAAGAAATACTTCCCGATGAGATCGGGCGTGTTCTTGCAGATCACGGGATATGTGAAGGCGCTCGAAGCGGTGGACTTTGAGATCGGCGAAGGCGAAACCGTGGGCATCGTTGGCGAATCAGGGTGCGGCAAGAGCACCTTGGGACGGACCGTAGTAAAGATATACGAACCCACCGCGGGCACGATCACGTATCATGACCCCAACGGAAAGAGCCACGACATCTCGAGAGGGCTTCACAGAGGCGTCCGCCAGACGTTCAGGAAGGACGTCCAGATGATATTCCAAAACCCTTTCGACTCGCTGGATCCGAGGATGACCATAAGGGATGTGATACGCGAGCCGCTCGAGACGCACAGGCTCTTCGACGACGCGACGGAAATGGACGAGCGAGTTGCCGAGCTCCTGTCAAGGGTGGGGTTGTACCCGGAGTACGCCAGGAGGTACCCTCACGAGTTCTCCGGAGGCCAGAGGCAAAGGATCGCAATCGCGCGCTCCATCGCAGTGAACCCGAGGCTTCTGATATGCGACGAGCCCACGTCCGCTCTGGACGTCTCGGTGCAGAGCCAGATCATCAACTTGCTCAAGGAGATCCAGAGCGAGACCAACATGGCGCTCATCTTCATCTCGCACAACCTGGACTTGGTTCACCACATGAGCGATAGGATCATGGTCATGTACCTGGGAAACGTCGTGGAGTCGGCGCCCGCTGCGGAGTTGTTCGACGCGCCGGCTCACCCGTACACGCGCGCCCTCATGTCAGCCGTCCCGAGCTGGGATCCGAAAGACCGAAAGCTAGGCGCTGTGAAGCTCGAGGGAGAGCCGCCGAGCCCGATCAACCCTCCGAAGGGCTGCCCGTTCCATCCGAGATGTCCTCAAGCGATGGAAGTCTGCACACGGGTCAAACCTGAGGCGTGCGAGGTGCGTGAGGGGCACGTGTGCGCGTGTCATCTCCATACACGGTGA
- a CDS encoding ABC transporter ATP-binding protein: protein MTSPRASERILTVSGLKTHFRTPEGIVRAVDDISFHLDRGEVLALVGESGCGKSVTAHSILGLVKAPPAKVEGSILFEGRELVGLSQAEYRRIRGMRISMIFQEPMSSFDPLYTVGQQLTEVARAHMPWSDAETKERIIATLKLVHIPDPEKRYNEYPHEMSGGMLQRIMIAMALITSPEIIIADEPTTALDVTIQAQVLNLMQSLQDEYEGSIIFITHDLGTVAEIADRVHVMYAGKIVEKASVVELFDSPLHPYTAGLLASRVKREHKGKQLPYIEGYVPRADQFPEGCRFNPRCPRAMAKCKRLQPPDFEPVSGHTVACWLYEGSGLG, encoded by the coding sequence ATGACAAGCCCACGCGCAAGCGAGCGCATCCTTACCGTATCCGGGCTGAAGACACACTTCCGCACACCCGAAGGCATCGTGCGCGCGGTAGACGACATCAGCTTTCACCTCGATAGAGGGGAGGTACTCGCCCTCGTAGGCGAATCGGGTTGCGGCAAGAGCGTGACCGCCCATTCCATACTCGGGCTCGTGAAGGCGCCTCCTGCAAAGGTCGAAGGGAGCATCCTCTTCGAAGGGCGCGAGCTAGTAGGGCTTTCTCAGGCGGAATACCGCCGTATCAGGGGGATGCGGATAAGCATGATCTTTCAGGAGCCCATGTCGTCTTTCGATCCCCTCTACACGGTGGGCCAGCAGTTGACGGAGGTCGCCCGGGCACACATGCCGTGGAGCGACGCGGAAACCAAAGAGAGGATAATCGCTACTCTGAAGCTCGTCCACATACCCGACCCCGAGAAACGTTACAACGAGTACCCTCACGAGATGAGCGGGGGTATGTTGCAGAGGATCATGATCGCGATGGCGCTCATAACCAGCCCCGAGATAATCATAGCCGATGAGCCCACCACAGCGCTGGACGTCACCATCCAGGCGCAAGTGCTCAACCTCATGCAGAGCCTGCAGGACGAGTACGAAGGCTCCATAATCTTCATAACCCACGACCTGGGCACGGTCGCAGAGATCGCCGACAGGGTGCACGTGATGTACGCGGGCAAGATCGTTGAGAAAGCGTCCGTGGTGGAGCTATTTGACAGTCCCCTTCATCCCTACACCGCGGGATTGCTTGCCTCCCGCGTCAAGCGGGAGCACAAGGGCAAACAGCTACCTTACATCGAAGGCTACGTGCCCAGGGCCGACCAGTTCCCGGAGGGTTGCAGGTTCAATCCAAGGTGTCCCCGTGCCATGGCGAAGTGCAAGAGACTGCAGCCGCCAGACTTCGAGCCGGTCAGTGGCCACACCGTTGCCTGCTGGCTGTATGAAGGGAGTGGCCTCGGATGA
- a CDS encoding ABC transporter permease, whose protein sequence is MAMEGTKKRVIASFFKHRLGVAGLAVLAILYLVVIFADFIAPYNFAETHRNFVYAPPSKIRWVDAGGRWVGPHIYGMKKSRDPVTFELKYVEDPGTMVPVRLFVRGEEYRFLGLWKTNLHLFGVEESPDRAMLLLLGADRFGRDLFSRLVIGGRVSMTVGLLGTFLSVFIGAVVGALSGYYGGWVDVMIQRFTELLRSFPRIPLWLALAVIIPPSWPSTWVYFGIVTVLSLIGWMGVARVMRGMTLSLREKEYVLAARVIGVSDWKIIARHLIPNTLSYLIVVSTLSIPGMILGESTISFLGLGIKEPMTSWGLLLSQAQSLSELESHPWLMVPGILIMIAVLSFNFVGDALRDAVDPYRTVEKV, encoded by the coding sequence ATGGCTATGGAAGGGACCAAGAAACGAGTCATAGCTAGCTTCTTCAAGCACAGACTGGGCGTGGCGGGCCTGGCAGTGCTCGCCATACTCTACCTAGTGGTGATCTTCGCCGATTTCATAGCCCCGTACAACTTTGCGGAAACCCACAGGAACTTCGTGTACGCGCCCCCTTCCAAGATCAGGTGGGTGGACGCCGGCGGCAGATGGGTTGGGCCTCACATATACGGGATGAAGAAGAGCAGGGACCCCGTGACTTTCGAACTGAAGTACGTCGAGGATCCCGGCACCATGGTGCCCGTGAGGCTCTTCGTCAGGGGGGAAGAATACAGGTTCTTGGGATTGTGGAAAACGAACCTGCATCTCTTCGGCGTTGAGGAGTCCCCCGACAGAGCGATGTTGCTTCTCCTTGGCGCCGATAGATTCGGCCGCGATCTCTTTTCGCGCCTCGTCATAGGCGGCAGGGTATCCATGACCGTCGGCCTGCTCGGCACGTTCTTGAGCGTCTTCATCGGCGCAGTCGTGGGGGCGCTGTCCGGGTACTATGGTGGCTGGGTGGACGTGATGATCCAAAGGTTCACCGAACTCTTGAGGTCATTCCCTAGGATCCCGCTTTGGCTCGCGCTCGCCGTGATCATCCCGCCGAGCTGGCCCAGCACCTGGGTGTACTTCGGTATCGTGACGGTGCTCTCCTTGATAGGGTGGATGGGAGTGGCGAGGGTCATGCGAGGGATGACGCTCAGCTTGCGGGAGAAGGAGTACGTCCTTGCGGCCAGGGTGATCGGCGTCTCCGACTGGAAGATAATCGCGAGACACTTGATACCGAATACCCTGAGCTACCTCATCGTCGTTTCGACGCTATCCATCCCAGGAATGATCCTCGGTGAAAGCACCATCAGTTTCCTCGGTCTAGGCATCAAGGAACCCATGACTAGCTGGGGGCTACTGCTCAGCCAAGCCCAGTCGCTGAGCGAACTAGAGTCCCATCCGTGGCTCATGGTGCCTGGAATACTCATAATGATTGCCGTGCTCTCCTTCAACTTCGTTGGCGATGCCTTGAGGGACGCGGTAGATCCGTATAGGACGGTTGAGAAGGTATGA
- a CDS encoding ABC transporter permease produces the protein MRAFIARRILIMIPMMVLASVICFWITELQPGDFVTQYLDNPRISPEQIRLLRERLGLDRPAHIRYLMWAKAVITRGDFGYSFAYERPVGDLIWERMGWTVGVALLTVAFQWLLAVPMGIYSALHPYSPLDYTLTVVGFIGISIPDFFLALMLMFLALQAGSTSVGGLFSVQFIGAPWSLAKLADLLKHLWMPVVVVGMGGLAGLMRVMRGNMLDVVGSPFITALRAYGIDERGLRRHAVKNALNPMVSIAGAELPNIFSGTIIAAIVLNLPTMGPFFYNALLNHDQYLVMAFLMFIALITQVGNLLADIALAFLDPRIRMS, from the coding sequence ATGCGGGCGTTCATAGCGAGAAGGATCTTGATCATGATCCCCATGATGGTCCTGGCATCGGTGATCTGCTTTTGGATCACCGAGCTTCAACCGGGCGATTTCGTCACACAGTACCTTGACAATCCAAGGATATCGCCCGAGCAGATCAGGCTCCTGCGGGAGAGGCTCGGCCTCGACAGGCCCGCTCACATAAGGTATCTCATGTGGGCAAAGGCTGTGATCACGAGGGGCGACTTTGGGTATTCCTTCGCCTACGAGAGGCCCGTCGGAGACCTGATATGGGAGAGGATGGGCTGGACGGTTGGGGTGGCATTGCTGACAGTCGCTTTCCAGTGGCTCTTGGCCGTGCCCATGGGCATCTATTCCGCCTTGCACCCGTACTCACCTCTGGACTATACGCTGACGGTGGTGGGGTTCATCGGCATCTCGATACCCGACTTCTTCCTCGCTTTGATGCTGATGTTCTTGGCGCTCCAGGCCGGTTCCACTTCCGTTGGTGGGCTATTCTCCGTGCAGTTCATAGGTGCCCCGTGGAGCCTTGCGAAACTCGCGGACCTCCTCAAGCACCTTTGGATGCCCGTTGTGGTAGTAGGCATGGGCGGTTTGGCGGGCCTGATGAGAGTGATGAGAGGCAACATGCTCGACGTGGTGGGTTCCCCGTTCATCACGGCTCTCAGAGCGTACGGCATCGACGAACGGGGCCTCCGGCGGCACGCCGTCAAGAACGCGCTCAATCCCATGGTGAGCATTGCGGGGGCTGAGCTCCCCAACATATTCAGCGGGACCATCATCGCCGCCATCGTGCTGAACCTACCAACGATGGGGCCGTTCTTCTACAACGCTCTCCTCAATCACGATCAGTACTTGGTCATGGCTTTCTTGATGTTCATCGCCCTCATCACGCAGGTTGGGAACTTGCTGGCCGACATTGCGCTCGCATTCCTCGACCCGAGGATAAGGATGAGCTAG